GACACCAATAGAATATGTCACATGACACATCCAACTAACTTGAATATGCAACGTGATAATaggtttattaaaattaaaaattttaaatttaaattcaaaaataaaaatattaaaaattaaatattttaaaaatacttttgattTTGACCAACTGTTGACCGATGTTATCTAGTGTTGAGTGGACGTTGATAGGtgtttccttttaattttaaatattttcaaaattttatatatatatttaaaatatataaattttttcaatttttaaagttattaaaactttctaaaatttatatttttaattttttaattttaaaatgttaagttaaactttttttcaattttagatttcatgagccaaaaaaaaatttaggtatcAAAGTAAGAAAACATGTATAGTTTAAGGGCTAAAGTGAGCATTAAgccataaaaattaatttaagttctCAAAATATTTcaggaaaaagataaaaataaaaccattttatatatgaatttgaattaattaatctaagcaaatacttatatttaagcACTTTACTTGGTTAGTGACGAGGCGCTCCGCAAACTTTGTGAACCCATTGGACACTCCTTAGAGTCAGGGAACAAACCTCAAAATAAAACCGAGCATAAACACTCTGGGCACAATACCTTCTCTAACGAGAAGTTGGTTGGCTCCGCAAACTACATTCCAAGAAGATATTTCCTAGAGCGAGACCGTCCTCCCCTCAACACCCATATTGCTTGTTTGTGTGTCATAGCTCTCTAACATGTGTTATTCTTATGTCATAAactataacaacataaaatcCTGTTACTTCATTTGATTAAACCATTTCCTATCAAATTATCTCAACTCGGGATAACATTTTAATGATATCGACCAGGGACCCTGCAGAGATCCCTTGGGGCAAATTTGGGGCTGAGTTTGTTGTTGAGTCATCTGGTATTTTCACTACAGTTTCTAAGGCCTCTGCTCATATGAAGGTTGTTGAAATATTCCTGCTTTGTTGTATTATCATATAAAAGCAAGCACATAGCAAAAGCCACCTGTGAGAGCATGCATTTTTTAGAAACACCCCAAATTGAACTTTTACTAATCTGTTTTTCAGGGCGGTGCCAAGAAAGTTGTAATTTCTGCCCCTTCTACAGATGCCCCTATGTTTGTGGTAGGAGTAAACGAGAAGTCCTACAAGCCAAGCATGAACGTAGTTTCTAATGCTAGTTGCACTACCAATTGTCTTGCTCCACTTGCCAAGGTATAATTGCATCCTCAGATTTTAGGTTTTGTTAATCTTATTTGTAAAGTACGAATTTAAACAAAATCTGATTTCCATTGTTTTTTAACACTTAGTAAGACTTAAACATGGTGACTTGTTTGACCGTATGAAGTTTTgcttttgtatgttttgggttCATGCCGATTGGCAGGTCCATCTGCCCGTATTTGACAGTATTTATCATCTGAACATTTTCCCCATGAAACATctggttttcttttaatttggcaATTTCCCTTAGTTTTTGTGATAACATGTTGCAGGTGGTTCACGAGGAATTCGGTATTATTGAGGGTTTAATGACAACAGTCCATGCAACTACAGGTATCAAGTCAGTCTTCCCCTAATTTTTCTCACACAAGATGATATTGTGTTGTTTTCATAATGTGGTAATTTTTAATATACAGCAACGCAAAAGACTGTTGATGGCCCTTCAATGAAAGATTGGCGTGGCGGTCGAGGAGCTGGGCAAAATATCATCCCCAGTTCAACTGGTGCTGCAAAAGTATAAGAGGGAAATCGCCAGATAACTTCAGCACTGTTTTTGAGAATAAttgtaactaaaattaaataatgatttgTGTTTTTCTTGTAGGCTGTTGGAAAAGTTCTTCCGGAACTCAATGGGAAGCTTACAGGAATGGCGTTCCGTGTCCCTACACCCAACGTTTCTGTTGTGGATTTAACCTGCCGACTTCAAAAGAGTGCCTCATATGAAACTGTCAAAGCAGCCATAAAGTGAGTTTTCGAACTTTTGGCTTTAAGTATCTTCCTTGTTCCTTCTATTGTCTCAATTCATTCTcgtttatttcttcttcttcttcttaagtGTTTTCCGCATTCACTTAGATTCtaccttaattttatttgaaggCGTGCTTCACAGGGGCCACTTAAAGGCATTCTTGGATACACAGATGAGGATGTTGTCTCTAGTGATTTTGTTGGTGATCCAAGGTATTCTATCTTTCTCTCTCTAATGTACAACCCATCCCGCATTTGCCTTTTGCTCTGCTGTGATATATTATGTAATTCACATGATATATTATCTCTATCGTATAATTTAGTTGTGAAGGGTCCTAGTGTGTTTGTTGCTTATGGGGAATTTTCATCTTTCTGGAACagatcatttaatttttcttttccccccTTTCCCCCCATGATTAAGGAGCAATGGTAGGATATTATTCAGTTGGTTTATATAATATTGCAGTATTATTAAGGACTTTGATGTCTGTTTAATATAGATTTTGCTGTCAGTTATTTATGTATTGAAAATTtgccccttttctttttcttttcctatttcTTAATTGTTGGCAATTAAGGTTCTAATGGGATTGTTTTATTTCAGGTCAAGCATATTCGACGCCAAAGCCGGGATAGGGTTGGGCAATTCATTCATGAAGCTTGTTTCATGGTACGATAATGAGTGGGGTTACAGGTATGTTTTCATCTCTCTCACACCCGGACAGCCACCTTTTCAGCAATGCCGACGATCACCACTGAAATGCATATTTGAGAATTCATCTTGTCtgaattatttttcttaaaattatattacagcAATCGAGTAGTCAACCTAATACAGCACATGGAACTGGTAGGATCAACACCCAAGTAAATTATTTAGCAAGGTATGCTATTGAAACTGAGCGACGCTGCTGCAATTTTAGTGTGCGCAATGGTTTTCTTGTTTGGAATGCTTGTCCATGTAATGAGTTGGGCATCCCATACCGCATGCTATTCTAAAATAATGGAATGAAACCTTACGACAGTGTTTGGTGCTGAAAGTATGAGCATTatctttgtaaaaataaaaataaaaatgttggccggtttcttatatttaaaaattaatgcaTGATTCGGTTTCATTGTTCAAGTATTTGGTATGGTGATATCTATGGTTGTGGGTGATACTTGAAGGTCCTACatttaggtttaaattttgCAATTGGTACTCGTTAAAGGTATATTGTTTTATGCATTTGAGATGGATGAATAAATCTCTGGAAGAAATACACTGGAAACCATTAAAGGAAAAGCAAGGAAAGCAGCTTAATTTCCAGAGACACGCCAGCCAACAATACTGACGATAATCTGTAGCAAAGAACAGTACAGCATGATATGATTGTATTGGAAGAAAGAGCGGCTAATGGATGCCCAATAACTGTTGTAATAGCAGTGAATTTCTCGGAATTGCTTACACAGATAGCATTCTCGCAAAGTGGAACCAACTTTTGTACCAATCCCATTCAGCATGTTTATGAAACTCTCCTCATCTCGCGAAAAGCCATTGATAATGTCAGCAGAACGAAGGTATCCGACATCTTCGGGTTGCTTCATCAGGCAACTCATGAAGCATACATAAGCAGTGAAATGTTTGGATTCATCCGTGAAGCATTGCTCCATAGCAACACAGTTCACCAGGATAGCGTTGGTGAAATCATCAATGGCGAGGGGCGGGATTTTAAGAGCTAAAGGCgggatttgaaattttttgaaatctaTCTCCAGGAGGCTTTTCGCTGTCCTTTGTCTTACTGATATTCCTGCAGTCCGTAGATGTTTTACGCTTTGAATCGGGTGCATCGGACGATCGTGCTTGCTTAGTTGTGAATCTTCATCTAAGTTAGTTGCCGGAAGGAGACTCCGGCGGAATAAGTCTAGTAAATGCTTGGGCTTTCGAACCTGGGCTTTCACCATTTCTGGAGATTTGCGGAAAGCTTGACTCAGAAATCTTAAGGCAAGATAAGACAAAGAGCGGATCGGGGGGCCAACCGTGGACAATTCGAACAAGTTCTCAAGAACGAAAAAGGGTAACTGATTCTCCAGTTTCAGCAGATCTGCAATCAAAGTTTGGACGGACCATGGGGGTGGCGGCGTGAAATCCTTACCCTCTTCATATTGAAGGAAGAGCTCCACCATGAAAGAACCGTCGATCAACATCATTTCAACAAGCTCATGATCATCAGCAGGCTTATCAACCTCCTCAGAGTAGCATCTTTTTATTTGATCTGTTGAATTCATCAATCTCTCATAGTAGAACTGCCAATTTCTTTTTGTCCGAGTAAGAAACTCGTCAAGAAGATCCAACTTGCGTTTTTCAAAGGGAAGAAAACGGTGCGTGCGATGGCGACAAGGGCCGAAGGATGTTAACTGTGGCCATCGGATCTCGTCATGGACTTTGATAAGGGAACCGGGAAAAGGACAGATGGTGTGAGGTTCGGGATGAGACCTTCGCTGCCTGGACTTCAGCAATTTCTCCTCCATTGAAGCCATAGTGCGTTGCTGTACAATATCATCATTAGGGCTTTGCAGATCCATCGCCATCGTCGGCTAGCCGGTGGCTCTTGATTAGAAAATTTCTGGGAAGCTGCACTGAGGATTGAGGTTGATATCGGAATTGTAAGTCCAAGTCTTTATCGATTTTTTCTGGAAATAATGTTgatcatttgaaaaaaaaaaaaagctacgGCGACTTCTAAAGTCCACTTccaaaaagtaataaaaaagaCTACTGGCAATTTGTGCAGAAGGACAAAATTTTAGCCGTCGtttctgattttttatttactttttggtTTTCCATTAAAGATTACTCTCTTACAGCTCCGATTCACAGCATTTTTGGTTCCATaaacaaggaagaaaaaaattggatttaaaattaaaagtgtatttcagttaaattatttttgttctcaCTATAAATTTTTACACGAATGACTAACGcttcaaattaataaattacactttttacacttttttaaatgaaaattattttcttgagaGTACTTGGGAAGactttattttcattacattttgggtttcaaaattcttttcactaaaaatttaaagctAAAATTCAGGTGATTTTAACTTTTGCGTatggtaaatattatttatattaaatagttaataggtatataaaaattagattaatttatatttcatgtatacattatattaaattatttaaatatcatttattatatttaagttttaaaatattttatatatcattaattttacaaataattttattaattgcttgaaaggtatttaaaatttatacttcacgtaccattatattaaattattcaaatatcatATAACTTAATTAAGTTGTATCTTTCTACTATCATATCCAAAAAAGACATTTTAATCTTCAACCACAATTTTTGAAAGCAATGGAGAACACAAAAGTTAACAAACCATATTTTTTACACTACTTTTTACCAcattttcaaaagcattttcAAGTGCAACATTAATGGAGAACTAGCCTAAAGACTAATGGTGTAAAGGTCATGCTATCAAAGTAAATTTGTTACTAATTTAGTGATCAATTGGtatcttttgaaattgaatgataaaattataaaattactaatagttaatgacaaattgtaaatttacttTTCCCCACATTTGTTGTCTTAGCAAAGAGTCTAACTTTTTGAATCTAGGTGAccaaagtataaatttattaataattaagtcactctaattattatattttacataaataatttccattcaaaattaaaagttataaacTGAATTACAAAGACAAAccataaactattaaaataatgtgtTATAAGAATTCAACTAGTTAGAGTAGAGGAGTGCATTATATCAATTAAACAGATTAAATCAAggaattcaaattaaataaactgaaataattGATTTTGTTCGGTTTGATTATTGGTTTTGTATATTCAAATCGAATAAATCgattaaacattaaattcaacCCAATGTCTATACCTAACCCAAATTCAAGTACACAATACCTAATTACCCATGTACAAACAAACCCAAATGTAAAACAACTCTAACAATTTcccaattcaattaattaattaaatctaaatataaaacAACCTAAAGTTCAGCTTTTCTTTACGGAGTTCTAAGttcaaattcacaatttacCGGTGGGTTTTATGTCTGAGGAAATGGCGCGTCAATTGGGTTATTTCATTAGAGAATTTTTGGAATATCATGCTGCTTCGGTAACTAGGGGAGTTAAAAAGTATATGTGAATTAGAGTCAAGTTGGATGTTCGGAGACCCCtgaaaaggaagaagagaatAGCCATTGACCAAAACCATTTGAATTATGCTTTATTTCAATATGAAAAAAGCACACTTTTCTACTTCATCTATAGGAAACTTGGGCATGGTGAAGGATTCTGTCCAGTTAGACCGTCATTAGAATCGTAAGGGTAGTCTTTGGTTGGGATTTATCAATTAGAGTGCCCCCAAGGAGGGCACCAGTAGAGGTTAGTAAGTGGTTGAGAGATGACAACCTAGTAACTAAATCGATGGGATTGGATATGGAGGGCGACATTGAGGAAAGGAGTTTATGTGTTAGCCAAAACCCCCATCTTTATCAAGAACGAAAAGAGAATTGAGAGGTAAGGCAAAAAGGGCCAAACTAATGGATAGATGATGAGGGGTATATAGAGTTGGGGTTGGACATGGAGGATTGCCCATTAGGTATGGTGGATAGTAAGAAAAGACAGGATGCATCAGACAAATTCAATTGTTTCTCACAAGGATGATTCAAAGGATTTCAGAGTTTTTTCTAAGGTATCAACGGCTGATGTGAAGCAGATTGACCAGACacaatgaaaatattaagttgGACTAGGGCAACCACGGGCAGTTAGGCATTTAAGAAATAAAGTGAGACATGTTTAACCCCAAATATGGTTTCTTATAGAAACAAATGTTAGTGCAAGAAGGATGGAACGAGTTAGGAAGAAGTGTGGTTTTTCGAATGGAATTGATGTGAACGCTATGGGATCTAGATATGGTTTATATTTAGGTTAGACAAGTGATTGTAAGGTCCAGTTAGGTAATTTTTCATCTTCACATATTGGTGTAGAGATTTGCGAAGAAAAGGGTATAAACCATAGAGGCTTATCGGGTTTTATGGGTCACCAGAGGAATGCTGTAAGGTGGAGTCATGGAATTTGCTACGACATCTAAGCAGAAAAAATAGTATGATATGGTTAGTGGTAAGGgactttaatgaaattttgtactTGTTTGAAAAGAGAGGAAGCGCTCTCGAGATAAGAATCGAATGATGTCTTTTTGACAAGTTCTAGATGAATGTGATCTTAATGATTTGGATTCTTAGGGCAGTGGTTCAATTGGGAAAGAGGCAGGTTTTCGGGGACTAATATTTGAGAGCGGTTAGATAGAAGGGTGGTAAACCTGGATTGGTGGAATTTTTTCTTGGAATATAGTGTGAAACATCTCACTCATGTTATTTCTAATCATTGTCCAATTTTGGTAGATACGACTGATAGTAGAATGAAGAAGCGGGTGAGAGGAAAAGCTAAGTTTTGATTTAATGCAAATTGGGAAGTCAAAGAAGGTTTTGATAATGAGGTCCAGAGGTGGTGGGAAACAGATAAGTCGGATGTGccttttaaatttgatgagtTGATATCAAAGCTGAATAACTGGGCGAAGGCAAATTAGTTGGACAGAAAATGTAAGACATCCCTATTGAATTCTAGATTGGATGAGCTGAATATCGACATCCATGATAAGGAAATTTTGGCTGAGTTGATTGAGATAAAGCTTGCGCTAAATCTAAAAGCTGATAAGATGAGTTATTTTGGGAGTGAATTGCTtacattttggagattgaaaTACGTCTTATTTCCATAGCTTTGCATCTTCTCGGAAGAAAAGAAACATAACCAGGGGaatgcaaaataaaaatggtgaacGGGTTAGTGAAGAACAAGGTATGGCAAAAATTGCTACAGATTATTTTAAGGAGTTATTCACATCAACACCTATACGAGATTGCAATCATGTATTGATAAGGGTTCAACGTTGTATTTTTGGAAGCATGAATGATGATCTGATAGCCCAGTTCAAGGAAGATGAAATTGTGGAAGCGGTTAAAAGCATGGAACTGCTGAAAGTGTCAGGTGCGGATGGCTTTCCAGCCTTATTCTACCAAAGGTACTAGAATATAATAGGGAATGAGGTCTCGAATTATTGTGTTCATGTTCTAAATAGCTACTaggaaatggaaaaaaataatccCACAAACATTGTTCTCATCTCAAAAGTCAATTCCGCAACAAGTATGACTCAATTTTGACCGATTAACCTGTGTAAtgttatttagaaaataatttctaagGTGGTGGTCAACAGGTATAGGCAAGTTTTGGATAGGTGCATTGGTAAAGCTCAAGGGGCTTTTGTACCAGGGAGACAAATCATTAACAAAATTCTTATAGCATATGAGATATTGCATTCATTTAATAAGAGAAAGGATGGGTCTCATGGCTCCTTCGCTCTGAAATTAGATATGACCAAGGCTTATGATAGAGTGTAGTGGGCCTTTCTAGAGAAGATGATGGTTTGTTTAGGGTTAAGAAATGAATGAGTTTCTTTAGTGATGAACTGTGTATATCGAatgacggaaatgtgcaagtgtacacaatcgcaacaagtaataaattgacaagtaaatgtcgagttatcgtatccacagggactgtgaaaagaattatttatgaatgcaattaaaaacactttggtgaagaaaaatattttgatttgaggaggtgattaaaaactaagattttaactaagtaaaataaataaaaagttccaatgcacgatttcaaaagatgattttaatcaagctGACATAATTGTcctagattaattacatttcttaatttagaattactaaactcatgttcatgttgttacgaataaattcacgacaacttggtaatttgctaacttatgaacatactcacctaccaaaatccatttatctcttgactatatctctatgtcaattcaacttattaaacaaattttaataagtaaatgtgttaatgcacttacatacttatgaaattaaaataatatgttgtACATAtttctatgccaattcaaacaattaattcaatctcagaagcacataaaagattacgtgaggcAACAATGTATTCCTACCTTTGAACAGTTTAaacacaataatcttgcaagttatgcaaagctaatgtatcgttagataccgttgctaagtTAACCATCAGCtcccttagatgattaaacatgcactaattaagtattgtgtcaattaattacaatttcaatccgtttaaataattaattcattagttaccttacaattgtaatgcaagaataacttagttatggttttacttaatcaaacatcttaccaaggcctataacaacacaaacacaattttaataaattaagtgtaCAAAATGTAATCAACCTAACACTAATtgaatttaagccatattaattaaattaaacatataaacatcacaattattcatagacatgttcataacaacaaaaataaaattaaaaggataaggaacaagaatcaaatccggtgtttctccgaggcttgactagtttgctccgctcctccttctctgcttgttcttgttgaaccgagacttccacgaacacttgaatgctatccaaatggtggttgaagaactccttttcaagaggtgaaatcaagtgaatgaggaagaaaatgaagaacaaggGAAGGGGATtaaagagagaaagtgagagaaaagTGAAAGGATGAGAGGTTTTGAGATGTGTTTTAAATGAGCAGCCAAGGAGGGGGGTTTTATAGGTTGAgtaggctgctaaaaatagaaaaaatcagAAGCCATAGAGTCCCCTCATGgctggccacacatgtggcaagtttgaaggtttcaaacttgctattttaaggtagcaacaaatctagaaaggcatgaatagtgaaggggtttgaatgcaaattcatggagtcttcaagggctattttgcaagccaaataatcagccaaacaagctgattgggtcagcatgtgagACGGTTTTGGGCTGCCTAGTGCTCGGTTGGATTGAttttctcggttcagctcaactggacctcttttcataattaattaataataatttatttaacccaaagtaaattggattaaaattaaaattaattatattatgaattaatattcataatttggatcACCTTAGGctgaaaattaatttgcctTAATGCTTCAAAATCGCTTCTCGATTTTGCGCTTCTAGTAATGTCTGCCGAGCcgtttttcgccctttgtgcgaatttgtcaaaaataaatcaaaataaatcaaattttgatataaaattagttaaaattcaacatgttaaaaatttaagttcaatttaattattttataattattatatattttttgacaataattttaccgaaactgcatgaatttgagtttaaaagggcatgaaaaagtttgtatattttcgtgtttccacacccccaaacttaattcattgctcatctcgagtaatgcacaaattgaaaagaatttcttggaaacacctttgaa
The nucleotide sequence above comes from Gossypium raimondii isolate GPD5lz chromosome 13, ASM2569854v1, whole genome shotgun sequence. Encoded proteins:
- the LOC105784583 gene encoding glyceraldehyde-3-phosphate dehydrogenase GAPCP1, chloroplastic, which encodes MAFSFLIRSTAAASFHIEASDLSLSPSDRLKVSSIGFSGNLNSIFGAALSTTSVSLQKCNLRSIQPIKAIAAKIPPAAPKSRKSGKTKIGINGFGRIGRLVLRVANSRDDIEVVAVNDPFIDAKYMAYMFKYDSTHGGFKGKIRVVDESTLEINGKQIHVVNKRDPAEIPWGKFGAEFVVESSGIFTTVSKASAHMKGGAKKVVISAPSTDAPMFVVGVNEKSYKPSMNVVSNASCTTNCLAPLAKVVHEEFGIIEGLMTTVHATTATQKTVDGPSMKDWRGGRGAGQNIIPSSTGAAKAVGKVLPELNGKLTGMAFRVPTPNVSVVDLTCRLQKSASYETVKAAIKRASQGPLKGILGYTDEDVVSSDFVGDPRSSIFDAKAGIGLGNSFMKLVSWYDNEWGYSNRVVNLIQHMELVGSTPK
- the LOC105784078 gene encoding UPF0481 protein At3g47200: MAMDLQSPNDDIVQQRTMASMEEKLLKSRQRRSHPEPHTICPFPGSLIKVHDEIRWPQLTSFGPCRHRTHRFLPFEKRKLDLLDEFLTRTKRNWQFYYERLMNSTDQIKRCYSEEVDKPADDHELVEMMLIDGSFMVELFLQYEEGKDFTPPPPWSVQTLIADLLKLENQLPFFVLENLFELSTVGPPIRSLSYLALRFLSQAFRKSPEMVKAQVRKPKHLLDLFRRSLLPATNLDEDSQLSKHDRPMHPIQSVKHLRTAGISVRQRTAKSLLEIDFKKFQIPPLALKIPPLAIDDFTNAILVNCVAMEQCFTDESKHFTAYVCFMSCLMKQPEDVGYLRSADIINGFSRDEESFINMLNGIGTKVGSTLRECYLCKQFREIHCYYNSYWASISRSFFQYNHIMLYCSLLQIIVSIVGWRVSGN